In Diorhabda sublineata isolate icDioSubl1.1 chromosome 2, icDioSubl1.1, whole genome shotgun sequence, the sequence tttacatatAGTAATATGCTTAAAATTCGTAGttgtactatttttattgtaaaaaaaaaataaagaaaatactcTGGCTAACATTTTATTCTCCTGAGTTCGACTCTGTTATATTGGATGGAATTATCAACATCTCTACTTACGTTAGCAGTTCCATAAATCAGTAACGAAACAGTAACTATTTGGACGATATACGAAAGAAATAGAAACATTTGCTCTCGTATTACAATAGGTTCTTCCAAAACAATCAATTCCCAAATCCTTTCATATAAACGTAATACAATCAACATCTAAAATACGATACTCATTTAAAAATAGTGATCAATATCTTGAACAAATAACATACATTTCACATCTCTATTAATCAAATACTGATATAGGTTATGttaatgtttttatgtttataaataactTACCAAGTGTAAGAATCCTACTAGGAAGCAGTAATGACGTGAAGTTAATTTCATTATGTGg encodes:
- the LOC130452912 gene encoding uncharacterized protein LOC130452912 isoform X2, with translation MKLTSRHYCFLVGFLHLMLIVLRLYERIWELIVLEEPIVIREQMFLFLSYIVQIVTVSLLIYGTANKKLYFLTYYCS